AGTTCCACCATTACAGCAGAATTGAGTGGGATCTTCAGAACAAACCCTATTACAAGACAGGAATTCTTACATTATGTAGGAAGCCATGCAAAACTGGATTATTAATTATGGAATACCAAATCCTTAAAAATATTATTGACGCTGAGCTTCTTAGATTTCAGAATATTTCTGAAGAAGAATGGACGTATAAATCTGCACCGGAGAAATGGTCCAGAAAAGAAATAATTGGTCATCTTTGTGACAGTGCTTTTACAAATATCCGTAGATTTGTAGTCACTCAATATAAAGAGAACGAGAATATCGTATACGATCAGAATATCTGGGTAAAGGCTCAGAACTATCAGAATGTTCCCACTGCAGAGCTTATTGCCCTTTGGAAAGCATTGAATTATCAGATTGTTCATGTCGTAGAAAATATTCCTGATGAAGCATTGCAAAGAACTTGTGATACCACCAAAACAGAACCTCAGAGGTTTACATTGGAATACATCATCAACGATTATGTAGATCATTTGCAGCATCATTTAAAAGCGATTTGATTATGATAAAATTTAAAAAGGTTTCATATAAAATTTTTATCACAACGATTATTTGTTGTGACAGATTTTTATTTTAACTAATTTTTGAATCTTAAAACTATTGAATCTTTTAATAAAAAATAAATGCAACTAAAAATATACAACTCGCTTACGGCGGAAAAAGAAATATTCAAACCCATCCTGGAAGGAAATGTAGGAATGTATGTCTGCGGACCTACAGTATACAGTAATGTACACCTGGGAAATGTAAGAACTTTCCTTTCCTTCGATTTTATTTACCGTACCCTAATGCATTTGGGGTATAAAGTAAGATATGTAAGAAATATTACCGATGCCGGGCACCTTACTGATGACGGAGATGTAAATAACGACAGATTCGTTAAGCAAACCCGTCTGGAAAAGCTGGAGCCCATGGAAATTGTACAGAAATATACAGTGGATTTCCACAAAGTTCTGGATATGTTTAATCTTCTTCCTCCGAATATTGAGCCTACGGCTACCGGTCACATTGTTGAACAGATTGAGCTTACTCAGAAATTAATAGACACAGGCTTTGCTTACGAAAGCAATGGCTCCGTATATTTCGATGTACTGGAATATAACAAAAGAGGGCTGAACTATGGTGAATTGTCAAAACGTAATATAGAAGAGCTTTTTGCCAATACCCGTGATCTTGACGGACAGGGAGAAAAGAAAAATCCACAGGATTTTGCCCTTTGGAAAAAAGCATCTCCTGCTCACATTATGAGATGGAACTCTCCTTGGGGAGAAGGTTTCCCGGGATGGCACCTTGAGTGTACTGCAATGAGTACTAAATATTTAGGTGAAACTTTTGACATCCATGGAGGAGGAATGGACCTGAAATTCCCCCACCACGAATGTGAAATTGCCCAGGGGAAAGCTTGCAATGGCGCAGCTCCGGTACATTACTGGATGCACGCCAATATGCTGACGATGAACTCCCAGCGTATGAGTAAATCTACAGGGAACTATATCCTTCCGATGCAGCTGGTTACAGGAGATAACGACTTCTTTGAGAAACCTTTTCACCCTTCAATTGTACGTTTCTGCTTCCTGCAGGCACATTACAGAAGTGTTCTGGATATTTCCAACGATGCCATGATTGCCAGTGAAAAAGGATTTATCAGATTGATGGAGGCTGTAAAAGTGTTGAATTCCATTACCCCTGATGATACAAAACAGTCTGGTTTTAGCCTTACAGAATGGAAGAACAAATGTTATGATGCCCTGACGGATGATTTCAACTCTCCAATTCTGATCGCTCATTTATTTGAAGCTGTAAAATATATCTTTGCCTTAAACGATGGTAAAGAAACCATTTCAACAGCAGACCTTGAAGACTTAAAGTCAACATTGAATGCTTTTATCTTTGATGTATTGGGACTACAGACAGTAGAGGAAAACAATAATGAAAAGCTTGATCAGACGTTGAAAGTACTGATCGAATTAAGAAATCAGGCGAGAAAATCCAAAAACTTTGAACTTTCAGACCAGATCAGAGATAAACTGCTTGCTGAAGGAATCGAATTAAAAGACGGAAGAGACGGAACATCCTATGTTCTGAATTAAAATAAATATACTTCGTTTTAAAGTCATTCCGTAGGAGTCCGCTTAATCAGCATTCTTACGGAATGTTTTTTTTATAACTATTCTTTTCATGTTCTCTATCTAGCGGACCTATACATGCAGAATACCAAATTGGCAAATCCTCAACCCTGTTCACTCAATCTTTCATATTCTCAAACTCTCTGATTTTTTCAGGAGCTTTATCCTG
This portion of the Chryseobacterium arthrosphaerae genome encodes:
- a CDS encoding DinB family protein — its product is MEYQILKNIIDAELLRFQNISEEEWTYKSAPEKWSRKEIIGHLCDSAFTNIRRFVVTQYKENENIVYDQNIWVKAQNYQNVPTAELIALWKALNYQIVHVVENIPDEALQRTCDTTKTEPQRFTLEYIINDYVDHLQHHLKAI
- the cysS gene encoding cysteine--tRNA ligase, with product MQLKIYNSLTAEKEIFKPILEGNVGMYVCGPTVYSNVHLGNVRTFLSFDFIYRTLMHLGYKVRYVRNITDAGHLTDDGDVNNDRFVKQTRLEKLEPMEIVQKYTVDFHKVLDMFNLLPPNIEPTATGHIVEQIELTQKLIDTGFAYESNGSVYFDVLEYNKRGLNYGELSKRNIEELFANTRDLDGQGEKKNPQDFALWKKASPAHIMRWNSPWGEGFPGWHLECTAMSTKYLGETFDIHGGGMDLKFPHHECEIAQGKACNGAAPVHYWMHANMLTMNSQRMSKSTGNYILPMQLVTGDNDFFEKPFHPSIVRFCFLQAHYRSVLDISNDAMIASEKGFIRLMEAVKVLNSITPDDTKQSGFSLTEWKNKCYDALTDDFNSPILIAHLFEAVKYIFALNDGKETISTADLEDLKSTLNAFIFDVLGLQTVEENNNEKLDQTLKVLIELRNQARKSKNFELSDQIRDKLLAEGIELKDGRDGTSYVLN